From Candidatus Hydrogenedentota bacterium, a single genomic window includes:
- a CDS encoding DUF5989 family protein, giving the protein MIALSVFLWSRKRFWLAPIIIVLLLLSLLMLLTGNLGIWSSFIYMGI; this is encoded by the coding sequence ATCATCGCGCTGTCGGTGTTCCTGTGGAGCCGTAAGCGATTCTGGCTCGCGCCCATCATCATCGTGCTGCTGTTGTTGTCGCTGCTTATGCTTCTGACCGGCAACCTGGGGATATGGTCGTCTTTTATCTACATGGGCATCTGA
- a CDS encoding carbamoyltransferase C-terminal domain-containing protein, whose amino-acid sequence LRVARSEIPAVTHVDNSARIQTVNKRDNPLYHRMISRFHELTGCPVIINTSFNVRGEPIVCAPRDAYACFMRTKMDYLAMGPFILDKALQKEWPPDDAWREDYPLD is encoded by the coding sequence AGCTCCGGGTCGCGCGGTCCGAGATTCCGGCGGTGACCCATGTCGACAACTCAGCGCGCATCCAGACGGTAAACAAACGGGACAATCCCCTCTATCACCGGATGATCTCGCGATTCCACGAGCTGACGGGGTGCCCGGTCATCATCAATACTTCGTTCAATGTGCGCGGGGAACCCATCGTGTGCGCGCCAAGAGACGCGTATGCCTGTTTCATGCGCACGAAGATGGATTACCTGGCCATGGGGCCGTTCATTCTCGACAAGGCGCTGCAAAAGGAATGGCCGCCGGACGACGCATGGCGCGAGGATTATCCCTTGGACTAA